One window of the Brevibacterium limosum genome contains the following:
- a CDS encoding acyltransferase yields the protein MAPLDRIPTENPPPTSTAWMNPARTIAIIAVVTIHSLGTVVEENFTGMGPDWWLANAIDSACRWSVPVFIMISGALALDPDRGGKPRKFLSKRVWRIGIPLVFWTVVYVLFRRFYLQPDDETWNPGIAILTGSPFVQLYFLYVLAGLTLLTPFFRLLSVHGSRRLQWGTGLIFLGIGMADQWVSMIFDVGEANIATRFLPMAGFYILGWVLRDIVLSVRGAVLAWASLIVAIAGTAVWAGLGPGEKPWMFPYEYLAPGVVIASMSAYLLLHFHMRSGFELLHRFYPYSFGVFLLHPLLLYPLRNAMGLPTTVPGVLLHAVIMPIAYAIICAAITWLAVKIPGFRAVFGEGGPRNPHPRPSANQSRPRAKNSRPSAPTTPAEAAFAPPDHARSRPVDLDLDREDTAPGREPNSVD from the coding sequence ATGGCGCCCTTGGACAGAATTCCGACAGAGAATCCGCCGCCCACGTCGACCGCGTGGATGAATCCGGCTCGGACGATCGCGATCATCGCCGTCGTGACCATCCATTCCCTGGGCACCGTCGTCGAAGAGAACTTCACTGGCATGGGTCCCGACTGGTGGCTGGCCAACGCCATCGACTCCGCCTGCCGGTGGTCGGTACCCGTATTCATCATGATCTCCGGTGCATTGGCGCTCGATCCCGACCGGGGCGGCAAACCGCGGAAGTTCCTGTCCAAGCGGGTCTGGCGCATCGGCATCCCCCTGGTGTTCTGGACCGTCGTCTACGTTCTGTTCCGTCGCTTCTATCTGCAGCCGGACGACGAAACCTGGAATCCGGGCATCGCGATCCTCACCGGGTCCCCCTTCGTGCAGCTCTACTTCCTCTACGTCCTCGCCGGACTGACCCTGCTCACGCCTTTCTTCCGCCTCCTCAGCGTCCACGGTTCCCGTCGGCTGCAGTGGGGGACCGGCCTGATCTTCCTCGGCATCGGCATGGCCGACCAATGGGTGTCGATGATCTTCGATGTCGGCGAAGCCAATATCGCCACTCGGTTCCTGCCGATGGCCGGTTTCTACATCCTCGGCTGGGTGCTGCGCGATATCGTCCTGTCCGTCAGGGGCGCCGTCCTGGCCTGGGCGAGCCTCATCGTCGCGATCGCCGGAACTGCCGTGTGGGCCGGTCTGGGACCCGGTGAGAAACCCTGGATGTTCCCCTACGAATACCTCGCCCCCGGAGTCGTCATCGCCTCCATGTCCGCCTACCTGCTCCTGCACTTCCATATGCGGTCCGGGTTCGAGCTCCTGCATCGCTTCTACCCGTATTCCTTCGGTGTGTTCCTCCTCCATCCGCTGCTGCTCTACCCGCTGCGCAATGCCATGGGTCTGCCGACCACCGTCCCCGGTGTCCTCCTCCACGCCGTCATCATGCCGATTGCGTACGCGATCATCTGCGCCGCTATCACCTGGCTGGCTGTGAAGATTCCCGGCTTCCGAGCCGTCTTCGGCGAAGGCGGACCCCGCAATCCGCATCCTCGACCGAGCGCGAACCAATCCCGTCCGCGTGCGAAGAACTCCCGCCCGAGCGCGCCGACGACCCCGGCCGAGGCCGCTTTCGCCCCGCCCGATCATGCCCGGAGCAGACCGGTCGACCTCGATCTCGACCGCGAAGACACCGCTCCCGGTCGCGAGCCGAACTCCGTAGACTGA
- the ileS gene encoding isoleucine--tRNA ligase: MTQPLYPKVSTSTFGLSSSPNFPAIEDAVLRYWQEDDTFKASIAQREAGENGENEFVFYDGPPFANGLPHYGHLLTGYVKDVVPRFQTMRGKKVDRRFGWDTHGLPAELEAERQLGITDKSEIGRMGLAAFNDACRSSVLRYTQEWEEYVTRQGRWVDFDNDYKTLNVEYMESVIWAFKQLWDKGLVYEGYRVLPYCWKDETPLSNHELRMDDDVYKMRQDPAVTIGYKLKETDEWVLIWTTTPWTVPSNQAVAVNPEIPLVAVVPGADGAEELQGKTLILAEARLGAYARELGAEPQILRSFPGSELVGAAYEPPFPYFEGAQSEFGENMHTILAADFVTVEDGTGIVHQSPAFGEEDKELTDSYGIIAARPVDDAGRFDPTVPDYAGQQVFDANRAIIKDLRNHTGPMESRSALLVRHESYEHSYPHCWRCRNPLIYRAVSSWFVRVTEFKDRMVELNEQINWVPDNVKHGQFGRWLENARDWSISRNRFWGSPIPVWISSDPAHPRTDVYGSLAEIEADFGRLPRNDSGDVDLHRPWVDDLTRPNPDDPTGRSVMQRIPEIFDVWFDSGSMSYAQVHYPFENSEWFDNHFPADFIVEYVGQTRGWFYLLHVLATAIFDRPAFTNCISHGIVLGSDGQKMSKSLRNYPDVNEVFNRDGSDAMRWFLMASSILRGGNLVVTEQGIRDGVRQVVLPLWNTWQFFATYSNAADGPAGEKTGYQAQDRYDSSQVLDRYLLAKTHDLITEFAEAMDGLDIWAACELVRSYLDMLTNWYVRRSRRRFWDGGSETHESFDVFFTCLEAFCRVAAPLLPFTVEEIYRGLTGQRSVHLADYPDSDAFPADADLVAAMDLTRDICSTASSVRKANQLRVRLPLSRLTVATDTDLSSDFTEIIADELNVRSVEVLDVAEAEAAGFSLSQNLVVNARAAGPRLGKQVQQVIKASKSGDWSVTDGTVVSGGIELVDGEYTLESVAESGTEGMELAALDSGFLALDTRVTAELEAEGTARDAVRAIQGIRKQLDLDISDRIAVTIDAGTEAVAALEPHADLIAGETLTTSLTFGSTDADAEVFTPEELPAGTRLAVKRA; the protein is encoded by the coding sequence ATGACCCAGCCTCTCTATCCCAAGGTTTCGACCTCGACGTTCGGACTCTCCAGTTCCCCGAACTTCCCTGCCATCGAAGACGCTGTGCTGCGCTATTGGCAGGAAGACGACACCTTCAAAGCCTCGATCGCCCAGCGGGAGGCAGGCGAGAACGGTGAGAACGAGTTCGTCTTCTACGACGGTCCTCCCTTCGCCAATGGGCTGCCGCACTACGGCCACCTGCTCACCGGCTACGTCAAGGACGTCGTCCCCCGCTTCCAGACGATGCGGGGCAAGAAGGTCGACCGCCGGTTCGGTTGGGATACCCACGGTCTGCCCGCCGAGCTCGAAGCCGAGCGTCAGCTGGGCATCACCGACAAGTCCGAGATCGGCCGCATGGGTCTGGCCGCCTTCAACGATGCCTGCCGGTCCTCGGTTCTGCGCTATACGCAGGAATGGGAAGAGTATGTGACCCGTCAGGGCCGGTGGGTCGACTTCGACAACGACTACAAGACGCTCAACGTCGAGTACATGGAAAGCGTCATCTGGGCGTTCAAGCAGCTCTGGGACAAAGGCCTGGTCTACGAGGGCTACCGCGTCCTTCCCTACTGCTGGAAGGACGAGACGCCGCTGTCGAACCATGAGCTGCGCATGGACGACGACGTGTACAAGATGCGTCAGGACCCGGCAGTGACCATCGGGTACAAGCTCAAGGAAACCGATGAGTGGGTCCTCATCTGGACGACGACCCCTTGGACGGTTCCGTCGAACCAGGCCGTGGCCGTCAACCCGGAGATTCCGCTGGTCGCTGTGGTTCCCGGCGCCGATGGTGCCGAGGAGCTGCAGGGCAAGACCCTCATCCTCGCGGAGGCGCGCCTGGGCGCCTACGCCCGTGAGCTCGGTGCGGAACCGCAGATCCTGCGTTCCTTCCCCGGCAGCGAACTCGTCGGTGCCGCCTACGAGCCTCCTTTCCCCTACTTCGAGGGCGCGCAATCGGAATTCGGCGAGAACATGCATACGATCCTCGCCGCGGACTTCGTCACGGTCGAAGACGGCACCGGAATCGTCCACCAGTCGCCTGCCTTCGGCGAAGAGGACAAGGAACTCACGGACTCCTACGGCATCATCGCGGCCCGGCCCGTCGACGATGCCGGTCGCTTCGACCCGACCGTTCCCGACTACGCCGGCCAGCAGGTCTTCGACGCGAACAGGGCCATCATCAAGGACCTGCGCAACCACACCGGTCCGATGGAATCGCGCAGTGCGCTGCTGGTCCGCCACGAATCCTACGAACACTCCTACCCGCACTGCTGGCGCTGCCGCAACCCGCTGATCTACCGTGCGGTGTCGTCCTGGTTCGTCCGTGTCACCGAATTCAAGGACCGCATGGTCGAACTCAACGAGCAGATCAACTGGGTGCCCGACAACGTCAAGCACGGACAGTTCGGCAGATGGCTCGAGAACGCCCGCGACTGGTCGATCTCGCGCAACCGCTTCTGGGGGTCGCCGATCCCCGTCTGGATCTCATCCGACCCGGCCCACCCGCGCACCGACGTGTACGGGTCCCTGGCCGAGATCGAGGCCGACTTCGGTCGTCTGCCGCGCAACGACTCCGGGGACGTCGACCTGCACCGCCCCTGGGTCGATGACCTGACCCGTCCGAACCCGGACGACCCCACCGGCAGATCGGTGATGCAGCGCATCCCGGAGATCTTCGACGTGTGGTTCGACTCCGGGTCGATGAGCTATGCCCAGGTGCACTACCCGTTCGAGAACTCCGAATGGTTCGACAACCACTTCCCAGCCGACTTCATCGTCGAATACGTGGGACAGACCCGCGGCTGGTTCTACCTGCTGCACGTGCTGGCCACAGCGATCTTCGACCGTCCCGCATTCACGAACTGCATCTCCCACGGCATCGTGCTGGGCTCCGACGGGCAGAAGATGTCGAAGTCTCTGCGCAACTACCCCGATGTCAACGAAGTCTTCAACCGCGACGGCTCGGATGCCATGCGCTGGTTCCTCATGGCCTCATCGATCCTGCGCGGCGGCAACCTCGTCGTCACCGAACAGGGCATCCGCGACGGTGTCCGCCAGGTCGTGCTGCCGCTGTGGAACACGTGGCAGTTCTTCGCCACATATTCCAACGCCGCCGACGGCCCCGCGGGAGAGAAGACCGGCTACCAGGCCCAGGACCGCTATGACTCGTCCCAGGTCCTCGACCGCTACCTGCTGGCCAAGACCCACGACCTCATCACCGAGTTCGCCGAGGCGATGGACGGCCTGGACATCTGGGCGGCATGTGAGCTCGTCCGCAGCTACCTCGACATGCTCACGAACTGGTACGTGCGCCGCTCGCGCCGTCGCTTCTGGGACGGCGGCTCCGAGACCCACGAGTCATTCGACGTGTTCTTCACCTGCCTCGAAGCGTTCTGCCGGGTGGCGGCGCCTCTGCTGCCGTTCACGGTCGAAGAGATCTACCGCGGGCTGACCGGGCAGCGGTCGGTGCACCTGGCCGACTACCCGGACTCCGATGCCTTCCCCGCCGACGCCGATCTCGTCGCAGCAATGGACCTCACCCGCGACATCTGCTCCACCGCCTCCTCGGTGCGCAAGGCAAATCAGCTGCGGGTGCGACTGCCGCTGTCGCGGCTGACCGTGGCCACCGATACGGATCTGAGCTCCGATTTCACCGAGATCATCGCCGATGAGCTCAATGTGCGTTCCGTCGAGGTCCTCGACGTCGCCGAGGCGGAAGCCGCCGGATTCTCGCTGTCGCAGAATCTCGTCGTCAACGCCCGCGCCGCCGGTCCTCGTCTGGGCAAGCAGGTCCAGCAGGTCATCAAGGCCTCGAAGTCCGGGGACTGGTCAGTTACCGACGGCACCGTCGTCAGCGGCGGAATCGAACTCGTCGACGGTGAGTACACGCTCGAGTCCGTCGCCGAGTCCGGCACCGAAGGCATGGAGCTCGCAGCTCTCGACTCCGGATTCCTCGCCCTCGACACCCGGGTCACTGCGGAGCTCGAGGCCGAAGGAACGGCCCGAGATGCCGTGCGCGCCATCCAGGGCATCCGCAAGCAGCTCGACCTCGACATCTCCGACCGGATCGCCGTCACCATCGACGCCGGCACCGAGGCGGTCGCCGCACTCGAGCCCCACGCCGACCTCATCGCCGGTGAGACCCTGACGACCTCGCTGACCTTCGGCTCGACCGATGCCGACGCCGAGGTCTTCACTCCCGAGGAGCTGCCCGCAGGCACCCGTCTGGCGGTGAAGCGGGCATGA
- a CDS encoding bifunctional folylpolyglutamate synthase/dihydrofolate synthase produces MTGTDDSADEAQTADDAVTEPVVDEATRAELARVYALLLARAGETQVELRLDATRRACEVLGDIHTAAPTITITGTNGKTSTARMIDSLITAHELRVGRFTSPHLHSVTERISVDGAPVSAQTFVRIYDEIAPYLDIVDAQLEAEGRAKLTYFEALTVLAFAVFADAPVDVVVTEVGMGGAWDSTNVADAQVCVFTKIGLDHQAFLGDTIEEIAATKAGILDRSVDTSPAPEPVAVSAVQDEAAQAVLDEEAARREVPLAAEERDFRLLDRERAVDGQLITVQGRRDVYSDLFLPLHGIHQAHNAAVAIVAAEAFLGAEDRPLDQETVAEGLARVTSPGRAELVRTGPSVVVDGAHNPDAAHVLADTLAEAFDFDYIVMVLAMLADKDSDGVIEELHRSADVFVVSENLNSRALPVDDLAEVAREWVDEDSVLVASDLNAALMKAIDLANSVDAKSPGIVITGSIYTVSEARLLLGRGEER; encoded by the coding sequence ATGACCGGCACCGATGACTCCGCCGACGAGGCGCAGACAGCGGATGATGCTGTGACCGAACCCGTCGTCGATGAGGCGACGCGGGCCGAGCTCGCCCGGGTCTACGCCCTGCTGCTGGCCCGGGCGGGGGAGACGCAGGTCGAGCTCCGGCTCGACGCGACGCGGCGGGCGTGCGAGGTCCTCGGCGACATCCACACCGCCGCCCCGACGATCACGATCACGGGCACGAACGGGAAGACCTCGACGGCGCGGATGATCGATTCGCTCATCACCGCTCACGAACTCCGCGTCGGCCGGTTCACCAGCCCCCACCTGCACTCGGTGACCGAACGGATCTCCGTGGACGGGGCTCCCGTGTCCGCGCAGACCTTCGTGCGGATCTATGACGAGATCGCCCCGTACCTCGATATCGTTGATGCCCAGCTCGAAGCCGAAGGCCGTGCGAAGCTGACCTACTTCGAGGCACTGACCGTTCTGGCCTTCGCCGTCTTCGCCGACGCCCCTGTCGATGTCGTCGTCACCGAGGTCGGCATGGGTGGAGCATGGGATTCGACGAACGTCGCCGACGCACAGGTGTGCGTCTTCACGAAGATCGGTCTCGATCATCAGGCGTTCCTCGGCGACACCATCGAGGAGATCGCTGCGACCAAGGCCGGTATCCTCGACCGCAGCGTCGACACGAGTCCGGCCCCGGAACCTGTCGCCGTGTCCGCCGTTCAGGACGAGGCCGCCCAGGCCGTCCTCGACGAGGAAGCGGCCCGCCGTGAGGTTCCGCTGGCCGCCGAGGAACGCGACTTCCGCCTCCTCGACCGGGAACGTGCCGTCGACGGTCAGCTCATCACCGTCCAGGGCCGGCGGGACGTCTACTCCGACCTGTTCCTGCCTCTGCACGGAATCCACCAGGCGCACAATGCCGCGGTCGCGATCGTCGCGGCCGAAGCCTTCCTCGGGGCCGAAGACAGACCGCTCGACCAGGAGACGGTGGCCGAAGGGCTGGCCCGTGTGACCTCGCCCGGCCGTGCCGAACTCGTGCGCACGGGACCCAGCGTGGTCGTCGACGGCGCTCACAACCCGGACGCCGCGCATGTGCTCGCCGATACCCTCGCCGAGGCGTTCGACTTCGACTACATCGTCATGGTGCTGGCGATGCTTGCCGACAAAGACAGCGACGGTGTCATCGAGGAGCTCCACCGCAGCGCCGATGTGTTCGTCGTCAGCGAGAATCTCAACTCCCGTGCGCTGCCGGTCGACGACCTCGCCGAGGTGGCCCGGGAGTGGGTCGACGAGGATTCCGTCCTCGTCGCCTCCGACCTCAATGCCGCACTGATGAAGGCCATCGACCTGGCCAACAGCGTCGATGCGAAGAGTCCGGGGATCGTGATCACCGGCTCCATCTACACCGTGTCCGAAGCCCGCCTGCTGCTCGGAAGAGGGGAGGAGCGATGA
- a CDS encoding DUF4233 domain-containing protein, which translates to MKSKYPVLCGSILICELVVVYFAVLTTFGLSVKSAQTLTLAQLLIGASIVAVLAIVAVALLPRRIGEKRPGVILGWVVQVLLLASGFVLTSMFFVAALFIALWATAVYWSARIDREVAARG; encoded by the coding sequence ATGAAATCGAAGTACCCGGTGCTGTGCGGGTCGATCCTCATCTGCGAACTCGTCGTCGTCTACTTCGCCGTGCTCACGACCTTCGGCCTGTCGGTGAAGTCGGCGCAGACCCTGACCTTGGCTCAGCTGCTCATCGGGGCTTCGATCGTCGCTGTACTCGCGATCGTCGCGGTCGCCCTGCTGCCGCGTCGGATCGGCGAGAAGCGCCCCGGTGTGATCCTCGGCTGGGTCGTCCAGGTGCTGCTTCTGGCCTCCGGCTTCGTGCTGACCTCGATGTTCTTCGTCGCAGCGCTCTTCATCGCCCTGTGGGCGACGGCCGTCTACTGGTCGGCCCGCATCGACCGCGAGGTCGCCGCACGAGGCTGA
- a CDS encoding AIM24 family protein: protein MRSELFSKRNAEIQNQERWTLQSNKMLRSVVTPNAPMIATKGAMVAYQGDVHFTHQGSKSVGQFMKKAATGEGGNVMRVEGHGEVFFAREASNIFMMALEGPQDALTVNTANLLAFDDALSWEIRRIKGGVGAMVSGSGLFNLELAGQGTAAIGCKGEPMVLDCSQQPTFVDPQAAVCWSSALAPQIKTDVSVGTFFGRGSGESVQLAFHGPGFVVVQPAENAVYSAATS from the coding sequence GTGAGAAGCGAACTCTTTTCCAAGCGCAATGCCGAGATCCAGAACCAGGAGCGGTGGACCCTCCAGTCGAACAAGATGCTGCGTTCGGTGGTCACGCCGAACGCTCCGATGATCGCCACCAAGGGGGCCATGGTCGCTTACCAGGGAGATGTCCACTTCACCCACCAGGGTTCGAAGTCGGTCGGTCAGTTCATGAAGAAGGCCGCCACCGGCGAGGGCGGCAATGTCATGCGCGTCGAGGGACACGGAGAGGTCTTCTTCGCCCGGGAGGCCTCGAACATCTTCATGATGGCTCTCGAGGGGCCGCAGGACGCGCTGACCGTCAACACCGCGAATCTGCTCGCCTTCGACGATGCTCTCAGCTGGGAGATCAGACGCATCAAGGGCGGTGTCGGTGCGATGGTCAGCGGCTCGGGACTGTTCAACCTCGAGCTTGCCGGACAGGGGACTGCGGCCATCGGCTGCAAGGGCGAGCCCATGGTCCTCGACTGCTCGCAGCAGCCGACCTTCGTCGACCCGCAGGCCGCCGTGTGCTGGTCCTCTGCACTGGCCCCGCAGATCAAGACCGATGTCAGCGTCGGCACGTTCTTCGGCCGCGGTTCCGGCGAATCCGTGCAGCTGGCCTTCCACGGCCCCGGCTTCGTCGTCGTCCAGCCCGCGGAGAACGCCGTCTACTCGGCCGCCACGAGCTGA
- a CDS encoding SDR family oxidoreductase, giving the protein MDTLRAVVTGASSGIGAATVRQLREQGWDVVAVARREDKLKALAEETGADYIVADLTDDAAVASMAEQVLAGGAVHSLVANAGAAFGTDTVAEASVDGWRDMFDINVLGVLRVVKALLPALIDSGRGDIVVMSSTAGHQAYEGGGGYVAAKHGTHSMAATLRLELAGEPVRVIEIAPGMVATDEFTYKRVGGDEEKAAKVYDGVENPLTADDVADAVVYTLTRPHHFNVDLMVIRPIAQAAQHKVARNRGL; this is encoded by the coding sequence ATGGACACTCTCAGAGCAGTAGTCACCGGAGCGAGTTCCGGAATCGGCGCCGCCACGGTCAGGCAGCTGCGTGAACAGGGCTGGGACGTCGTGGCTGTGGCCCGCCGTGAGGACAAGCTCAAGGCACTCGCCGAGGAGACCGGAGCCGACTACATCGTCGCCGACCTCACCGATGACGCCGCCGTGGCGTCCATGGCCGAGCAGGTGCTCGCCGGGGGAGCCGTCCACTCGCTCGTGGCCAACGCCGGTGCCGCCTTCGGAACCGACACCGTCGCCGAGGCATCGGTCGACGGATGGCGCGACATGTTCGATATCAACGTCCTCGGTGTCCTGCGGGTCGTCAAGGCTCTGCTGCCGGCTCTCATCGACTCCGGTCGCGGGGACATCGTCGTCATGTCCTCGACCGCGGGCCATCAGGCCTATGAAGGCGGCGGCGGCTACGTCGCAGCCAAGCACGGCACCCACTCGATGGCGGCGACCCTGCGACTCGAACTCGCCGGCGAACCCGTACGCGTCATCGAGATCGCCCCGGGAATGGTCGCCACCGATGAGTTCACCTACAAACGCGTCGGCGGAGACGAGGAGAAAGCAGCGAAGGTCTACGACGGGGTCGAGAACCCGCTGACCGCCGACGACGTCGCCGACGCCGTCGTGTACACGCTCACCCGGCCCCACCATTTCAACGTCGATCTCATGGTCATCCGGCCCATCGCCCAGGCCGCTCAGCACAAGGTCGCCCGCAACCGGGGGCTGTGA
- the valS gene encoding valine--tRNA ligase — translation MNTPAFSDSTHESVNLPEKPALEGLRDKWDAAWSEQNVYAFDVDTDREQVYSIDTPPPTASGSLHVGHVFSYTQTDIIARYQRMTGRNVFYPLGWDDNGLPTERRVQNYYGVTCDPSRHYDPDFQPPEKAPKNSRDFVKVSRQNFIELCEKLSAEDEKVFEDLFRSTGLSVDWKYTYRTIDDDSRAVSQRAFLTDLENGHAYSQDAPTMWDVTFGTAVAQAELEDREREGAYHKVKFFPEGADGLADTSAEPIIILTSRPELIPAVVALVAHPDDERYASRFGTNVVSPLFGVSVEIRAHELAKSDKGTGIAMVCTFGDLTDVTWWRELDLPTRAVINRGGRLNLEVPEWIADSPKPEAKGNYEALAGKTTFSARKDIAQMLIDSGDLIGEIEPITHPVPFYEKGDKPLEVVTSRQWYIRNGGRSAELRDALIARGREIEWHPSYMRSRYENWVENLHGDWLVSRQRFFGVPIPLWYRLDADGQPDYENPIVPESLPCDPIAEAPAGFTEDHRDMPGGFTADPDVLDTWATSSLTPQLLGGWSRDQEFFSKVFPFDLRPQGHDIIRTWLFSTVVRANSLNDAAPWKHAGLSGWILDPDRKKMSKSKGNVVVPSDILSEAKPGYGPDAVRYWAASAKLGADTAYDVTQMQIGRRLAMKLLNASKFALAQGVHAGLIGQLGAVTHDLDRALLAKLADVVEQAGTHMAAYDYAHALRVSESFFWEFTDDYVELVKDRSYGASGTEDQMSAHVTLATALDVLLRLFAPFTPFVTEEVWSWWRRGSVHRAAWPADEALSHPGSSVAPELLASVAAALTEIRRTKTEAKVSQKTEIASVTIQAPASVVSAIKAAEGDIKAAGRIDSLVTEEAGEEITIAEISFVEQS, via the coding sequence ATGAACACACCTGCCTTTTCGGACTCGACGCACGAGTCAGTGAACCTGCCTGAGAAGCCGGCCCTCGAAGGCCTGCGGGACAAATGGGACGCCGCGTGGAGCGAGCAGAACGTCTACGCCTTCGACGTCGACACCGATCGTGAGCAGGTCTACTCGATCGACACTCCCCCGCCGACCGCCTCGGGGTCGCTGCACGTCGGGCACGTGTTCTCGTATACGCAGACCGACATCATCGCCCGCTACCAGCGGATGACCGGCAGGAACGTGTTCTACCCGCTCGGCTGGGACGACAACGGACTGCCGACCGAACGCCGAGTGCAGAACTACTACGGAGTCACCTGCGACCCCAGCAGGCACTACGACCCGGACTTCCAGCCGCCGGAGAAGGCTCCGAAGAATTCGCGCGACTTCGTCAAGGTCTCCCGCCAGAACTTCATCGAACTGTGCGAGAAGCTCTCCGCTGAGGACGAGAAGGTGTTCGAGGACCTCTTCCGCTCCACCGGCCTGTCCGTGGATTGGAAGTACACGTACCGCACGATCGATGACGATTCGCGGGCCGTGAGCCAGCGGGCCTTCCTCACCGATCTCGAAAACGGCCACGCCTACTCCCAGGACGCCCCGACCATGTGGGACGTGACCTTCGGCACCGCGGTGGCTCAGGCCGAACTCGAGGACCGTGAGCGCGAAGGCGCCTATCACAAGGTGAAGTTCTTCCCCGAGGGCGCTGACGGCCTGGCCGACACTTCGGCGGAGCCGATCATCATCCTCACCTCCCGCCCGGAGCTCATTCCCGCCGTCGTGGCGCTCGTCGCCCACCCCGACGACGAACGCTATGCCTCCCGATTCGGGACGAACGTCGTCTCCCCTCTCTTCGGCGTCAGCGTCGAGATCCGCGCGCATGAGCTTGCGAAATCAGACAAGGGCACGGGCATCGCCATGGTCTGCACCTTCGGCGACCTCACCGATGTGACCTGGTGGCGCGAACTCGATCTGCCGACCCGAGCGGTGATCAACCGCGGCGGCCGCCTCAACCTCGAAGTGCCGGAGTGGATCGCCGACTCGCCGAAGCCCGAGGCGAAAGGCAACTACGAGGCGCTGGCCGGAAAGACCACGTTCTCTGCCCGCAAGGACATTGCGCAGATGCTCATCGATTCCGGTGACCTCATCGGTGAGATCGAGCCGATCACCCACCCCGTCCCGTTCTACGAGAAGGGCGACAAGCCGCTGGAGGTCGTCACCAGCCGCCAGTGGTACATCCGCAACGGCGGTCGTTCGGCCGAGCTGCGGGATGCGCTCATCGCGCGCGGCCGAGAGATCGAATGGCATCCGTCATACATGCGCTCCCGCTACGAGAACTGGGTGGAGAACCTGCACGGCGACTGGCTGGTCTCCCGGCAGCGTTTCTTCGGTGTCCCCATTCCGCTGTGGTACCGCCTCGACGCCGACGGTCAGCCCGATTACGAGAATCCGATCGTTCCCGAATCGCTTCCCTGCGATCCCATCGCCGAGGCTCCTGCCGGCTTCACAGAGGACCACCGCGATATGCCCGGAGGGTTCACCGCCGACCCGGACGTGCTCGACACCTGGGCGACGTCGTCACTGACTCCGCAGCTGCTCGGGGGCTGGTCGCGGGATCAGGAGTTCTTCTCAAAGGTCTTCCCGTTCGACCTGCGCCCGCAGGGGCACGACATCATCCGCACCTGGCTGTTCTCCACCGTCGTCCGAGCGAACTCGCTCAATGACGCGGCACCGTGGAAGCATGCCGGCCTCTCGGGCTGGATCCTCGATCCGGACCGGAAGAAGATGTCGAAGTCGAAGGGCAACGTCGTGGTGCCCTCGGACATCCTCAGCGAGGCGAAGCCGGGATACGGCCCCGACGCGGTCCGCTACTGGGCTGCCAGTGCGAAGCTCGGTGCCGACACCGCCTATGACGTCACGCAGATGCAGATCGGCCGCCGCCTGGCCATGAAGCTGCTCAATGCCTCGAAGTTCGCTCTGGCTCAGGGCGTGCACGCCGGGCTCATCGGTCAGCTCGGCGCCGTCACACACGATCTCGACCGAGCGTTGCTGGCGAAGCTGGCCGACGTCGTCGAACAGGCCGGAACACATATGGCCGCCTACGACTACGCTCATGCTCTCCGTGTCTCCGAGAGCTTCTTCTGGGAGTTCACCGACGATTACGTCGAGCTCGTCAAGGATCGCTCCTATGGCGCTTCGGGCACCGAGGACCAAATGTCCGCGCACGTCACCCTGGCCACGGCCCTCGACGTCCTGCTTCGTCTCTTCGCACCGTTCACACCGTTCGTCACCGAAGAGGTCTGGTCATGGTGGCGCAGAGGTTCGGTCCACCGTGCTGCGTGGCCGGCCGATGAGGCACTGAGCCACCCGGGCTCGTCCGTCGCTCCCGAACTGCTGGCTTCGGTGGCTGCGGCGCTGACCGAGATCCGCCGCACGAAGACCGAGGCCAAGGTCTCGCAGAAGACGGAGATCGCCTCGGTGACCATTCAGGCCCCGGCTTCGGTCGTCTCGGCGATCAAGGCCGCCGAGGGAGACATCAAGGCCGCAGGTCGCATCGATTCCCTGGTGACAGAGGAAGCCGGTGAGGAGATCACCATCGCCGAGATCAGCTTCGTCGAACAGAGCTGA